A genome region from Mugil cephalus isolate CIBA_MC_2020 chromosome 13, CIBA_Mcephalus_1.1, whole genome shotgun sequence includes the following:
- the ciao2b gene encoding cytosolic iron-sulfur assembly component 2B, with amino-acid sequence MSGGSRLENANPVIFQRSGDRLLTAADEDEDVYDPIDDREIFDLIRSINDPEHPLSLEELNVVEQVRVKVNDAESTVGIEFTPTIPHCSMATLIGLSIKVKLLRSLPDRFKIDVHITPGSHASEEAVNKQLADKERVAAALENSSLLEVVNQCLTTRSI; translated from the exons ATGTCTGGAGGGTCCCGCTTGGAGAACGCGAACCCGGTGATTTTCCAGCGGTCGGGGGACAGGCTGTTGACAGCGGcggacgaggacgaggatgtCTACGACCCCATCGACGACAGAGAAATATTTG ATCTGATCAGATCCATCAATGACCCAGAGCATCCTCTgtctctggaggagctgaatGTGGTGGAACAAGTCCGAGTCAAG GTTAATGATGCAGAGAGTACTGTGGGTATTGAGTTCACTCCCACTATCCCTCACTGCAGCATGGCCACGCTCATTGGTTTGTCGATCAAAGTCAAGCTTCTGCGCTCGCTGCCAGACAGATTCAaa ATTGATGTTCATATCACTCCTGGGAGTCATGCCTCAGAGGAAGCAG TGAACAAACAGCTGGCAGACAAAGAGAGAGTGGCTGCAGCTCTGGAGAACTCGTCCCTGCTGGAGGTGGTCAACCAGTGCCTGACCACGAGGAGCATCTGA